One region of Drosophila kikkawai strain 14028-0561.14 chromosome 2R, DkikHiC1v2, whole genome shotgun sequence genomic DNA includes:
- the KCNQ gene encoding potassium voltage-gated channel subfamily KQT member 1 isoform X4, producing the protein MDPDNDIYAFYDIRGYKGKCRPGRLNSERILQPRMSLLGKPLNYNRGTRRDVRYRRLQSRLYNFLERPRGLHAIFYHVMVFLMVFTCLALSVFSTIKEYEDDAVYILFRMEILVVIWFTMEFGARLWSSGCRSRYQGCLGRLKFVKRPFCIIDIITILASIVVLGMGTSGQVFATSALRGLRFFQILRMVRMDRRGGTWKLLGSVVYAHRQELITTMYIGFLGLIFASFLVYMWEKDVNDKFSNFAQALWWGVITLCTVGYGDMVPITWQGKLIASCCALLGISFFALPAGILGSGFALKVQQQQRQKHMIRRRQPAATLIQAVWRCYAADEHSVSVATWKIHQVALPSPPASRASSSFKHNTSFVARLPTIRRHKSQTIQTPGGGDGSGISKPPGSSRASTRYTRTIRDINASVENLEVVQNGKSMNPSFSEDSVAETTCLKNIKNSDDEDEEPRCTQLTNRHKTAIRFIRKLKYFVARRKFKEALKPYDVKDVMEQYAAGHVDLLGRVKMLHLRLDQILGKQGSKAKDVYASKISLASRVVKVERQVADIEEKLDVLIKAYMEDRDRFLALPLPAKPKIHSISPNHKPLHHAHNLAMIDVWKRTAALSVHPEQVTTAAISTPLLNPTSVTDGTELRSLTATQTATTTTDAIATQTPMPPHMQHTATNTKSSVLNSYQLGSDKQQHNDVFMTELENRTKKRVTLSLQRSTSEPYSKQEQRINIPDEGAESLDSSAKPTPPDSSIILIDEYEDFEEEDLNCEGEMEHFPSWEIDSDIGVDVDVDADADGDCDESTEDTALLQCATRTAIVITPISPVSSAHNLQQLNDQTTTLNKSNLLPPDSG; encoded by the exons ATTCCTGATGGTGTTTACATGCCTGGCCCTAAGCGTGTTTTCCACcatcaaggagtacgaggacGACGCTGTATATATCCTGTTCCGCATGGAGATTCTGGTGGTCATCTGGTTCACCATGGAGTTCGGAGCTCGTTTGTGGTCGTCGGGCTGCCGTTCGCGTTACCAAGGCTGCCTGGGGCGGCTGAAGTTCGTGAAGCGACCATTCTGTATTATAG ATATTATCACCATTTTAGCCTCAATTGTAGTATTAGGCATGGGCACCTCCGGCCAGGTGTTCGCCACGAGTGCCCTGCGTGGCCTCCGGTTCTTTCAGATCCTTCGGATGGTGCGCATGGATCGACGGGGCGGCACCTGGAAGCTGCTCGGCTCGGTTGTATACGCACACAGACAG GAGCTGATCACAACCATGTATATAGGATTCTTAGGTCTAATCTTTGCATCATTCCTAGTCTACATGTGGGAGAAGGACGTCAATGATAAGTTTAGCAATTTCGCCCAGGCCCTCTGGTGGGGTGTG ATTACCCTGTGCACCGTTGGGTATGGAGACATGGTGCCCATTACCTGGCAGGGCAAGCTAATTGCCTCCTGTTGTGCTCTTTTGGGAATCTCCTTCTTTGCACTGCCAGCG ggCATCCTGGGCAGTGGCTTTGCCCTGAAggtccaacagcagcagcgccagaaGCACATGATCCGGCGTCGGCAGCCGGCAGCCACTCTCATCCAGGCCGTGTGGCGATGCTATGCGGCCGACGAGCATTCCGTGTCGGTGGCCACATGGAAGATCCACCAGGTGGCACTGCCCAGTCCGCCGGCTTC ACGGGCGTCGTCCAGCTTCAAGCACAACACATCCTTCGTGGCCCGGCTGCCCACCATCCGGCGGCACAAGAGCCAGACGATCCAGActccgggcggcggagatggCAGCGGTATATCCAAGCCGCCGGGCTCCTCGCGGGCCTCCACGAGATACACCCGCACCATACGGGACATCAATGCGTCCGTGGAGAATCTGG AGGTAGTACAAAACGGCAAATCCATGAATCCAAGTTTCAGCGAAGATTCAGTTGCTGAAACCacttgcttaaaaaatattaaaaattcagaCG atgaggatgaggagccGCGCTGCACGCAGCTAACCAATCGGCACAAGACGGCCATTAGATTTATACGTAAG CTCAAGTACTTTGTGGCGCGAAGGAAATTCAAGGAGGCCTTGAAGCCCTACGACGTCAAGGATGTCATGGAGCAATATGCGGCCG GACACGTTGACTTGTTAGGTCGCGTTAAAATGCTACATTTGCG CCTGGATCAAATCCTAGGCAAACAAGGGTCCAAGGCTAAGGATGTGTATGCATCTAAAATAAGCTTAGCCTCCCGCGTGGTTAAAGTCGAGCGGCAG GTCGCTGATATCGAAGAGAAACTGGACGTGCTAATCAAGGCGTACATGGAGGATCGTGATAGATTCCTGGCTCTTCCGCTGCCAGCCAAGCCCAAAATACATTCCATTAGTCCTAACCACAAGCCCCTGCATCATGCCCACAACCTGGCCATGATCGATGTGTGGAAACGCACTGCGGCCCTTAGTGTGCATCCGGAGCAGGTGACCACAGCAGCCATTAGCACTCCGCTGCTGAATCCCACCTCGGTGACCGATGGCACCGAGCTGCGATCCTTGACAGCCACACAAACGGCCACAACGACAACCGATGCGATTGCCACACAAACCCCAATGCCGCCGCACATGCAGCATACAGCGACCAATACAAAg TCTTCCGTGCTTAACTCATATCAGCTGGGGTCTgacaagcagcagcacaaTGATGTTTTTATGACTGAATTAGAGAATAGAACCAAAAAACGTGTTACGTTAAG CCTACAAAGATCCACATCGGAGCCGTATAGCAAGCAGGAGCAACGCATCAACATACCCGATGAGGGAGCCGAGTCCCTAGACAGCAGTGCAAAGCCTACGCCGCCAGATAGTTcaa TTATACTAATCGATGAGTACGAGGACTTCGAGGAGGAGGATCTGAACTGTGAAGGCGAAATGGAACATTTCCCCTCCTGGGAGATCGACAGTGATATTGGTGTGGATGTGGACGTGGATGCGGATGCCGATGGTGACTGTGATGAGTCCACTGAGGACACAGCCCTGCTGCAGTGTGCCACGCGCACAGCCATTGTTATAACACCAATTAGCCCA GTAAGCTCCGCACACAATCTTCAGCAGTTAAATGACCAAACCACAACgcttaataaatcaaatttgctTCCGCCAGACTCTGGCTAG
- the KCNQ gene encoding potassium voltage-gated channel subfamily KQT member 1 isoform X2, with product MACRKIARKCRPGRLNSERILQPRMSLLGKPLNYNRGTRRDVRYRRLQSRLYNFLERPRGLHAIFYHVMVFLMVFTCLALSVFSTIKEYEDDAVYILFRMEILVVIWFTMEFGARLWSSGCRSRYQGCLGRLKFVKRPFCIIDIITILASIVVLGMGTSGQVFATSALRGLRFFQILRMVRMDRRGGTWKLLGSVVYAHRQELITTMYIGFLGLIFASFLVYMWEKDVNDKFSNFAQALWWGVITLCTVGYGDMVPITWQGKLIASCCALLGISFFALPAGILGSGFALKVQQQQRQKHMIRRRQPAATLIQAVWRCYAADEHSVSVATWKIHQVALPSPPASSENWERLLKNITEYRRASSSFKHNTSFVARLPTIRRHKSQTIQTPGGGDGSGISKPPGSSRASTRYTRTIRDINASVENLEVVQNGKSMNPSFSEDSVAETTCLKNIKNSDDEDEEPRCTQLTNRHKTAIRFIRKLKYFVARRKFKEALKPYDVKDVMEQYAAGHVDLLGRVKMLHLRLDQILGKQGSKAKDVYASKISLASRVVKVERQVADIEEKLDVLIKAYMEDRDRFLALPLPAKPKIHSISPNHKPLHHAHNLAMIDVWKRTAALSVHPEQVTTAAISTPLLNPTSVTDGTELRSLTATQTATTTTDAIATQTPMPPHMQHTATNTKSSVLNSYQLGSDKQQHNDVFMTELENRTKKRVTLSLQRSTSEPYSKQEQRINIPDEGAESLDSSAKPTPPDSSIILIDEYEDFEEEDLNCEGEMEHFPSWEIDSDIGVDVDVDADADGDCDESTEDTALLQCATRTAIVITPISPVSSAHNLQQLNDQTTTLNKSNLLPPDSG from the exons ATTCCTGATGGTGTTTACATGCCTGGCCCTAAGCGTGTTTTCCACcatcaaggagtacgaggacGACGCTGTATATATCCTGTTCCGCATGGAGATTCTGGTGGTCATCTGGTTCACCATGGAGTTCGGAGCTCGTTTGTGGTCGTCGGGCTGCCGTTCGCGTTACCAAGGCTGCCTGGGGCGGCTGAAGTTCGTGAAGCGACCATTCTGTATTATAG ATATTATCACCATTTTAGCCTCAATTGTAGTATTAGGCATGGGCACCTCCGGCCAGGTGTTCGCCACGAGTGCCCTGCGTGGCCTCCGGTTCTTTCAGATCCTTCGGATGGTGCGCATGGATCGACGGGGCGGCACCTGGAAGCTGCTCGGCTCGGTTGTATACGCACACAGACAG GAGCTGATCACAACCATGTATATAGGATTCTTAGGTCTAATCTTTGCATCATTCCTAGTCTACATGTGGGAGAAGGACGTCAATGATAAGTTTAGCAATTTCGCCCAGGCCCTCTGGTGGGGTGTG ATTACCCTGTGCACCGTTGGGTATGGAGACATGGTGCCCATTACCTGGCAGGGCAAGCTAATTGCCTCCTGTTGTGCTCTTTTGGGAATCTCCTTCTTTGCACTGCCAGCG ggCATCCTGGGCAGTGGCTTTGCCCTGAAggtccaacagcagcagcgccagaaGCACATGATCCGGCGTCGGCAGCCGGCAGCCACTCTCATCCAGGCCGTGTGGCGATGCTATGCGGCCGACGAGCATTCCGTGTCGGTGGCCACATGGAAGATCCACCAGGTGGCACTGCCCAGTCCGCCGGCTTC TTCTGAAAACTGGGAGcgattattaaaaaacataactGAATATAG ACGGGCGTCGTCCAGCTTCAAGCACAACACATCCTTCGTGGCCCGGCTGCCCACCATCCGGCGGCACAAGAGCCAGACGATCCAGActccgggcggcggagatggCAGCGGTATATCCAAGCCGCCGGGCTCCTCGCGGGCCTCCACGAGATACACCCGCACCATACGGGACATCAATGCGTCCGTGGAGAATCTGG AGGTAGTACAAAACGGCAAATCCATGAATCCAAGTTTCAGCGAAGATTCAGTTGCTGAAACCacttgcttaaaaaatattaaaaattcagaCG atgaggatgaggagccGCGCTGCACGCAGCTAACCAATCGGCACAAGACGGCCATTAGATTTATACGTAAG CTCAAGTACTTTGTGGCGCGAAGGAAATTCAAGGAGGCCTTGAAGCCCTACGACGTCAAGGATGTCATGGAGCAATATGCGGCCG GACACGTTGACTTGTTAGGTCGCGTTAAAATGCTACATTTGCG CCTGGATCAAATCCTAGGCAAACAAGGGTCCAAGGCTAAGGATGTGTATGCATCTAAAATAAGCTTAGCCTCCCGCGTGGTTAAAGTCGAGCGGCAG GTCGCTGATATCGAAGAGAAACTGGACGTGCTAATCAAGGCGTACATGGAGGATCGTGATAGATTCCTGGCTCTTCCGCTGCCAGCCAAGCCCAAAATACATTCCATTAGTCCTAACCACAAGCCCCTGCATCATGCCCACAACCTGGCCATGATCGATGTGTGGAAACGCACTGCGGCCCTTAGTGTGCATCCGGAGCAGGTGACCACAGCAGCCATTAGCACTCCGCTGCTGAATCCCACCTCGGTGACCGATGGCACCGAGCTGCGATCCTTGACAGCCACACAAACGGCCACAACGACAACCGATGCGATTGCCACACAAACCCCAATGCCGCCGCACATGCAGCATACAGCGACCAATACAAAg TCTTCCGTGCTTAACTCATATCAGCTGGGGTCTgacaagcagcagcacaaTGATGTTTTTATGACTGAATTAGAGAATAGAACCAAAAAACGTGTTACGTTAAG CCTACAAAGATCCACATCGGAGCCGTATAGCAAGCAGGAGCAACGCATCAACATACCCGATGAGGGAGCCGAGTCCCTAGACAGCAGTGCAAAGCCTACGCCGCCAGATAGTTcaa TTATACTAATCGATGAGTACGAGGACTTCGAGGAGGAGGATCTGAACTGTGAAGGCGAAATGGAACATTTCCCCTCCTGGGAGATCGACAGTGATATTGGTGTGGATGTGGACGTGGATGCGGATGCCGATGGTGACTGTGATGAGTCCACTGAGGACACAGCCCTGCTGCAGTGTGCCACGCGCACAGCCATTGTTATAACACCAATTAGCCCA GTAAGCTCCGCACACAATCTTCAGCAGTTAAATGACCAAACCACAACgcttaataaatcaaatttgctTCCGCCAGACTCTGGCTAG
- the KCNQ gene encoding potassium voltage-gated channel subfamily KQT member 4 isoform X11, whose translation MDPDNDIYAFYDIRGYKGKCRPGRLNSERILQPRMSLLGKPLNYNRGTRRDVRYRRLQSRLYNFLERPRGLHAIFYHVMVFLMVFTCLALSVFSTIKEYEDDAVYILFRMEILVVIWFTMEFGARLWSSGCRSRYQGCLGRLKFVKRPFCIIDIITILASIVVLGMGTSGQVFATSALRGLRFFQILRMVRMDRRGGTWKLLGSVVYAHRQELITTMYIGFLGLIFASFLVYMWEKDVNDKFSNFAQALWWGVITLCTVGYGDMVPITWQGKLIASCCALLGISFFALPAGILGSGFALKVQQQQRQKHMIRRRQPAATLIQAVWRCYAADEHSVSVATWKIHQVALPSPPASRASSSFKHNTSFVARLPTIRRHKSQTIQTPGGGDGSGISKPPGSSRASTRYTRTIRDINASVENLEVVQNGKSMNPSFSEDSVAETTCLKNIKNSDASQQQPSTLANISSQLSASAGSLAQFPDDQPSKDCVIEVEEPAGSGDQGAEEQAKPSNRHLTIPVVLYGFLAGNFLGSTFSLRSPRVAPANDQDLEDAAQGQQDTCQRSNTLPLPVTKASPGSSPGHARNRFFAAATHFLETGFSQPTEAANEDEEPRCTQLTNRHKTAIRFIRKLKYFVARRKFKEALKPYDVKDVMEQYAAGHVDLLGRVKMLHLRLDQILGKQGSKAKDVYASKISLASRVVKVERQVADIEEKLDVLIKAYMEDRDRFLALPLPAKPKIHSISPNHKPLHHAHNLAMIDVWKRTAALSVHPEQVTTAAISTPLLNPTSVTDGTELRSLTATQTATTTTDAIATQTPMPPHMQHTATNTKSSVLNSYQLGSDKQQHNDVFMTELENRTKKRVTLSLQRSTSEPYSKQEQRINIPDEGAESLDSSAKPTPPDSSIILIDEYEDFEEEDLNCEGEMEHFPSWEIDSDIGVDVDVDADADGDCDESTEDTALLQCATRTAIVITPISPVSSAHNLQQLNDQTTTLNKSNLLPPDSG comes from the exons ATTCCTGATGGTGTTTACATGCCTGGCCCTAAGCGTGTTTTCCACcatcaaggagtacgaggacGACGCTGTATATATCCTGTTCCGCATGGAGATTCTGGTGGTCATCTGGTTCACCATGGAGTTCGGAGCTCGTTTGTGGTCGTCGGGCTGCCGTTCGCGTTACCAAGGCTGCCTGGGGCGGCTGAAGTTCGTGAAGCGACCATTCTGTATTATAG ATATTATCACCATTTTAGCCTCAATTGTAGTATTAGGCATGGGCACCTCCGGCCAGGTGTTCGCCACGAGTGCCCTGCGTGGCCTCCGGTTCTTTCAGATCCTTCGGATGGTGCGCATGGATCGACGGGGCGGCACCTGGAAGCTGCTCGGCTCGGTTGTATACGCACACAGACAG GAGCTGATCACAACCATGTATATAGGATTCTTAGGTCTAATCTTTGCATCATTCCTAGTCTACATGTGGGAGAAGGACGTCAATGATAAGTTTAGCAATTTCGCCCAGGCCCTCTGGTGGGGTGTG ATTACCCTGTGCACCGTTGGGTATGGAGACATGGTGCCCATTACCTGGCAGGGCAAGCTAATTGCCTCCTGTTGTGCTCTTTTGGGAATCTCCTTCTTTGCACTGCCAGCG ggCATCCTGGGCAGTGGCTTTGCCCTGAAggtccaacagcagcagcgccagaaGCACATGATCCGGCGTCGGCAGCCGGCAGCCACTCTCATCCAGGCCGTGTGGCGATGCTATGCGGCCGACGAGCATTCCGTGTCGGTGGCCACATGGAAGATCCACCAGGTGGCACTGCCCAGTCCGCCGGCTTC ACGGGCGTCGTCCAGCTTCAAGCACAACACATCCTTCGTGGCCCGGCTGCCCACCATCCGGCGGCACAAGAGCCAGACGATCCAGActccgggcggcggagatggCAGCGGTATATCCAAGCCGCCGGGCTCCTCGCGGGCCTCCACGAGATACACCCGCACCATACGGGACATCAATGCGTCCGTGGAGAATCTGG AGGTAGTACAAAACGGCAAATCCATGAATCCAAGTTTCAGCGAAGATTCAGTTGCTGAAACCacttgcttaaaaaatattaaaaattcagaCG ccagccagcagcagccgtcAACACTGGCCAATATTAGCAGCCAGCTCAGCGCCAGTGCCGGCTCCTTGGCCCAGTTTCCAGACGATCAGCCCTCGAAGGACTGTGTCATAGAGGTGGAGGAACCGGCTGGATCCGGGGATCAAGGAGCCGAGGAGCAGGCCAAGCCTAGCAACCGGCACCTGACCATACCGGTGGTGCTCTACGGTTTCCTTGCCGGCAATTTCTTGGGCTCTACGTTTTCGCTGCGTTCGCCAAGAGTGGCCCCGGCCAACGATCAGGACTTGGAGGATGCAGCCCAAGGTCAGCAGGATACGTGCCAGCGAAGCAACACCCTGCCGCTGCCCGTCACCAAGGCGAGTCCGGGCAGCAGTCCGGGCCACGCGCGAAACCGCTTCTTTGCGGCGGCAACGCACTTCCTGGAAACTGGATTCTCGCAGCCCACCGAAGCGGCAA atgaggatgaggagccGCGCTGCACGCAGCTAACCAATCGGCACAAGACGGCCATTAGATTTATACGTAAG CTCAAGTACTTTGTGGCGCGAAGGAAATTCAAGGAGGCCTTGAAGCCCTACGACGTCAAGGATGTCATGGAGCAATATGCGGCCG GACACGTTGACTTGTTAGGTCGCGTTAAAATGCTACATTTGCG CCTGGATCAAATCCTAGGCAAACAAGGGTCCAAGGCTAAGGATGTGTATGCATCTAAAATAAGCTTAGCCTCCCGCGTGGTTAAAGTCGAGCGGCAG GTCGCTGATATCGAAGAGAAACTGGACGTGCTAATCAAGGCGTACATGGAGGATCGTGATAGATTCCTGGCTCTTCCGCTGCCAGCCAAGCCCAAAATACATTCCATTAGTCCTAACCACAAGCCCCTGCATCATGCCCACAACCTGGCCATGATCGATGTGTGGAAACGCACTGCGGCCCTTAGTGTGCATCCGGAGCAGGTGACCACAGCAGCCATTAGCACTCCGCTGCTGAATCCCACCTCGGTGACCGATGGCACCGAGCTGCGATCCTTGACAGCCACACAAACGGCCACAACGACAACCGATGCGATTGCCACACAAACCCCAATGCCGCCGCACATGCAGCATACAGCGACCAATACAAAg TCTTCCGTGCTTAACTCATATCAGCTGGGGTCTgacaagcagcagcacaaTGATGTTTTTATGACTGAATTAGAGAATAGAACCAAAAAACGTGTTACGTTAAG CCTACAAAGATCCACATCGGAGCCGTATAGCAAGCAGGAGCAACGCATCAACATACCCGATGAGGGAGCCGAGTCCCTAGACAGCAGTGCAAAGCCTACGCCGCCAGATAGTTcaa TTATACTAATCGATGAGTACGAGGACTTCGAGGAGGAGGATCTGAACTGTGAAGGCGAAATGGAACATTTCCCCTCCTGGGAGATCGACAGTGATATTGGTGTGGATGTGGACGTGGATGCGGATGCCGATGGTGACTGTGATGAGTCCACTGAGGACACAGCCCTGCTGCAGTGTGCCACGCGCACAGCCATTGTTATAACACCAATTAGCCCA GTAAGCTCCGCACACAATCTTCAGCAGTTAAATGACCAAACCACAACgcttaataaatcaaatttgctTCCGCCAGACTCTGGCTAG
- the KCNQ gene encoding potassium voltage-gated channel subfamily KQT member 1 isoform X7: MSLLGKPLNYNRGTRRDVRYRRLQSRLYNFLERPRGLHAIFYHVMVFLMVFTCLALSVFSTIKEYEDDAVYILFRMEILVVIWFTMEFGARLWSSGCRSRYQGCLGRLKFVKRPFCIIDIITILASIVVLGMGTSGQVFATSALRGLRFFQILRMVRMDRRGGTWKLLGSVVYAHRQELITTMYIGFLGLIFASFLVYMWEKDVNDKFSNFAQALWWGVITLCTVGYGDMVPITWQGKLIASCCALLGISFFALPAGILGSGFALKVQQQQRQKHMIRRRQPAATLIQAVWRCYAADEHSVSVATWKIHQVALPSPPASSENWERLLKNITEYRRASSSFKHNTSFVARLPTIRRHKSQTIQTPGGGDGSGISKPPGSSRASTRYTRTIRDINASVENLEVVQNGKSMNPSFSEDSVAETTCLKNIKNSDDEDEEPRCTQLTNRHKTAIRFIRKLKYFVARRKFKEALKPYDVKDVMEQYAAGHVDLLGRVKMLHLRLDQILGKQGSKAKDVYASKISLASRVVKVERQVADIEEKLDVLIKAYMEDRDRFLALPLPAKPKIHSISPNHKPLHHAHNLAMIDVWKRTAALSVHPEQVTTAAISTPLLNPTSVTDGTELRSLTATQTATTTTDAIATQTPMPPHMQHTATNTKSSVLNSYQLGSDKQQHNDVFMTELENRTKKRVTLSLQRSTSEPYSKQEQRINIPDEGAESLDSSAKPTPPDSSIILIDEYEDFEEEDLNCEGEMEHFPSWEIDSDIGVDVDVDADADGDCDESTEDTALLQCATRTAIVITPISPVSSAHNLQQLNDQTTTLNKSNLLPPDSG, encoded by the exons ATTCCTGATGGTGTTTACATGCCTGGCCCTAAGCGTGTTTTCCACcatcaaggagtacgaggacGACGCTGTATATATCCTGTTCCGCATGGAGATTCTGGTGGTCATCTGGTTCACCATGGAGTTCGGAGCTCGTTTGTGGTCGTCGGGCTGCCGTTCGCGTTACCAAGGCTGCCTGGGGCGGCTGAAGTTCGTGAAGCGACCATTCTGTATTATAG ATATTATCACCATTTTAGCCTCAATTGTAGTATTAGGCATGGGCACCTCCGGCCAGGTGTTCGCCACGAGTGCCCTGCGTGGCCTCCGGTTCTTTCAGATCCTTCGGATGGTGCGCATGGATCGACGGGGCGGCACCTGGAAGCTGCTCGGCTCGGTTGTATACGCACACAGACAG GAGCTGATCACAACCATGTATATAGGATTCTTAGGTCTAATCTTTGCATCATTCCTAGTCTACATGTGGGAGAAGGACGTCAATGATAAGTTTAGCAATTTCGCCCAGGCCCTCTGGTGGGGTGTG ATTACCCTGTGCACCGTTGGGTATGGAGACATGGTGCCCATTACCTGGCAGGGCAAGCTAATTGCCTCCTGTTGTGCTCTTTTGGGAATCTCCTTCTTTGCACTGCCAGCG ggCATCCTGGGCAGTGGCTTTGCCCTGAAggtccaacagcagcagcgccagaaGCACATGATCCGGCGTCGGCAGCCGGCAGCCACTCTCATCCAGGCCGTGTGGCGATGCTATGCGGCCGACGAGCATTCCGTGTCGGTGGCCACATGGAAGATCCACCAGGTGGCACTGCCCAGTCCGCCGGCTTC TTCTGAAAACTGGGAGcgattattaaaaaacataactGAATATAG ACGGGCGTCGTCCAGCTTCAAGCACAACACATCCTTCGTGGCCCGGCTGCCCACCATCCGGCGGCACAAGAGCCAGACGATCCAGActccgggcggcggagatggCAGCGGTATATCCAAGCCGCCGGGCTCCTCGCGGGCCTCCACGAGATACACCCGCACCATACGGGACATCAATGCGTCCGTGGAGAATCTGG AGGTAGTACAAAACGGCAAATCCATGAATCCAAGTTTCAGCGAAGATTCAGTTGCTGAAACCacttgcttaaaaaatattaaaaattcagaCG atgaggatgaggagccGCGCTGCACGCAGCTAACCAATCGGCACAAGACGGCCATTAGATTTATACGTAAG CTCAAGTACTTTGTGGCGCGAAGGAAATTCAAGGAGGCCTTGAAGCCCTACGACGTCAAGGATGTCATGGAGCAATATGCGGCCG GACACGTTGACTTGTTAGGTCGCGTTAAAATGCTACATTTGCG CCTGGATCAAATCCTAGGCAAACAAGGGTCCAAGGCTAAGGATGTGTATGCATCTAAAATAAGCTTAGCCTCCCGCGTGGTTAAAGTCGAGCGGCAG GTCGCTGATATCGAAGAGAAACTGGACGTGCTAATCAAGGCGTACATGGAGGATCGTGATAGATTCCTGGCTCTTCCGCTGCCAGCCAAGCCCAAAATACATTCCATTAGTCCTAACCACAAGCCCCTGCATCATGCCCACAACCTGGCCATGATCGATGTGTGGAAACGCACTGCGGCCCTTAGTGTGCATCCGGAGCAGGTGACCACAGCAGCCATTAGCACTCCGCTGCTGAATCCCACCTCGGTGACCGATGGCACCGAGCTGCGATCCTTGACAGCCACACAAACGGCCACAACGACAACCGATGCGATTGCCACACAAACCCCAATGCCGCCGCACATGCAGCATACAGCGACCAATACAAAg TCTTCCGTGCTTAACTCATATCAGCTGGGGTCTgacaagcagcagcacaaTGATGTTTTTATGACTGAATTAGAGAATAGAACCAAAAAACGTGTTACGTTAAG CCTACAAAGATCCACATCGGAGCCGTATAGCAAGCAGGAGCAACGCATCAACATACCCGATGAGGGAGCCGAGTCCCTAGACAGCAGTGCAAAGCCTACGCCGCCAGATAGTTcaa TTATACTAATCGATGAGTACGAGGACTTCGAGGAGGAGGATCTGAACTGTGAAGGCGAAATGGAACATTTCCCCTCCTGGGAGATCGACAGTGATATTGGTGTGGATGTGGACGTGGATGCGGATGCCGATGGTGACTGTGATGAGTCCACTGAGGACACAGCCCTGCTGCAGTGTGCCACGCGCACAGCCATTGTTATAACACCAATTAGCCCA GTAAGCTCCGCACACAATCTTCAGCAGTTAAATGACCAAACCACAACgcttaataaatcaaatttgctTCCGCCAGACTCTGGCTAG